The following proteins come from a genomic window of Halococcus saccharolyticus DSM 5350:
- a CDS encoding ABC transporter ATP-binding protein, protein MSTDAAGDSDGARQADEGDGSEQTGREAGTETPLAIEDLRVSYGKVAALRGIDLRVGSGEIVSVIGPNGAGKTTLAETVSGFHGYEGSVRYYDTEVSTRSTSDLVSEGLIHCTEERDLFGHMSVADNLSLGTFRRGNADERRSFVYDLFPVLEERADQHARTMSGGEQQMLAIGRALMSSPDLLVLDEPTLGLAPVVLDDISDGLDRIQEAGVTILLCEQNVTFAMDHADRIALLENGEIVREGAPAELREDEYIHDVYLGG, encoded by the coding sequence ATGAGCACCGACGCTGCCGGTGATTCCGACGGGGCCAGGCAAGCCGACGAGGGCGATGGCAGCGAGCAAACCGGCCGCGAAGCCGGGACCGAGACGCCGCTCGCGATCGAGGATCTCCGGGTCTCGTACGGCAAGGTGGCCGCGCTCCGCGGAATCGATCTTCGGGTGGGAAGCGGCGAGATCGTCTCGGTGATCGGTCCCAACGGTGCGGGGAAGACGACGCTTGCCGAGACCGTCTCGGGGTTTCACGGCTACGAGGGCAGCGTTCGCTACTACGACACCGAAGTGTCGACGCGCTCGACCAGCGACCTCGTGAGCGAGGGACTGATCCACTGTACCGAGGAGCGCGACCTCTTCGGTCACATGAGCGTCGCCGACAACCTCTCGCTCGGCACGTTCCGGCGCGGGAACGCCGACGAGCGCCGATCGTTCGTCTACGACCTCTTCCCCGTGCTCGAAGAGCGCGCCGACCAGCACGCCCGGACGATGAGCGGGGGCGAACAGCAGATGCTCGCCATTGGTCGGGCGCTGATGAGCTCGCCCGACCTCCTCGTGCTCGACGAACCCACGCTCGGACTCGCGCCCGTGGTGCTCGACGACATCAGCGACGGCCTCGACCGCATCCAGGAGGCCGGCGTCACGATCCTGCTCTGCGAGCAGAACGTGACGTTCGCGATGGACCACGCCGACCGGATCGCGCTGCTCGAAAACGGCGAGATCGTCCGCGAGGGTGCACCCGCGGAGCTCCGCGAGGACGAGTACATCCACGACGTCTACCTCGGTGGATAG